GTCCGCTCTCAATGTGAGTGGCTCCTTGCCCGACCTCTCCAGCCTGCACCTCCCCTCCCCACAGCCAGTAGGTGTGGGCCCAGACAAACCCACAGCCTGCAGCACTGGCCACCTACCTGGAACTCCCTCTCACCTTGGAGCCAGGGACGATGAATTTCCCTTGCcaggtgtgtttgtctgtgtgctaAGTTCTTACTGTATGTCGGTGCCAGTTGAGGTATGTTCACATGGTGATGATGGTGTCCATTTATTCTGTATTCTCAGGTTTGTCGTTGTCTCTCCAAGGCTCATACAGTAACCCATTGCTCCAGTCCTCCCACAGCATCCCCAATATCCAATCCTCTCTCAGCAGCCACTCCCTTTcgagctctctgagctccacctcCTTGAACTTCTCACTCAGCAACACTTCCCTGCAGTCATCCCCTAGCAACCAATCCCTCCAATCCTTCCTCAGCAGTTCTTCCCTAAGCGGCCTATCCCTGCAATCCACAACTAGCCACTGTAGCTACAGCAGTGGGATTGGTGGATCCCGCTCTTGCTCCTCCTCTTCGCTATCCTGCTCCCCACGTCCAACGAGCCAGACGCAGGTGCCGCCATCAAGGAGGCGGGCTCCCCTCAGCCCACTGGTCGTTCCCACTGGTGGAGAGTCTCGCTGGCTCCAATCTAAACAGTTTTCACCGGTTGGGTCTCCAAAGTTATCTTCTATAACTCAGGTATCTCCAGAAAACTGAAATTTAAGTGACATCATTGTTTTCGTTAATACGATGATTTCATATAATTCCATATTAAGACAGTTTGATGTATTGCTCTTATTTAAATTCCAAGGGAGTTCTCCTGAACACCAACCAATTACCACAGGAATCAAGGCCACCAGGGTATCGTCACTGCCAACCTCAACACGAGGGTACTCCAGCAGCTCAGCAGCCCATGCATAGAGGTCTGCCACAGCGGCAGCATTCTCTGACAGAGGGGCAGCAGCAACCCAGGCAGGAACCGCAGAAAACGCCACCACCCCACGAGAAATCCAGGGATCTACAACAACGAGGTGtacatcagcagcagcagcagcaacaacaacatccTCAACAACACCCACAGCAACAGCTCCCACAGACACACAATCTCCAACGAGTGGAATATCACCATCAACAACAGTACCAACACCCAAATCAAGTATATCAATGCCAGATCCAGCATGTCCAGACAGAAGGTCAGGACCTGGACACAAAACAGCAACGTCAAAGTGTGTCAAACCAGTGTGAGAACTTACAGCAGCAACACTTACATCAATTACAAAAGGAACAGCATCAACGACAACAAGAGCACCAGCAACAACAGAAACAAGTGTACCAAAACCTCCCACAGCAACAGCAAGAGAAGCAAAGGCAACAATACCAGCTGCACCAGCAACACCCACACCAGCAGAACCCACATCAGCAACAGTATCAACAACAAGCATGCCAAAGACAACCTCAGCAACACCGAGCACTTCGACAAGATGAGGTGctacagcagcaacagcagcttCAGCAGTTTCAACCATACCAACAGCAGCAGCGGCAAAATGGCaaccagcagcagcaacagcagcaacatCAGTGGCATCTCCAGTGTGCATACCCGCCATCTCAGAGCCTCAACTTGAGTGGGCAGAACATGACAAACCCACAAAAAGTACCAACGATGCAGATGACTCGTAAGCATCAGACCCAAGTCCAGGGAAGGAGCTGGGCACATCAAAAGGTGCAAGGTCAGAAGGACCAGATTCAGTCGACCAAACTCTCCTCACAGATGAACTCCTTCATGGACAACAGTCCGGACCTCTACAATGTGAGAATAACCCCATCTGTTTTCACTAGTTTGAGTTTGTTTATTTTGACTTTGTGTCAGTGTACATTTTGCACTTTTATCAGCCTCTTTGTTTTGTCTGTGATGTAGGCTATGTTTATGGTCAGTTTAGGCTATGTTTAAGGGTCAGTTTAGGCTATGTTTAGGATCAGTAAGAGGCTATTTGATGTTTGGTCTATCAGTAAGGGATGGTAATGTAGGGCCGCACAATATGGGCAAAAAATGGAATTGcaattttttaaatcaaattttgcGGTTTGATGTGCGATATAGATCAAAACACtttggtgaactgttggaataGAATGTAGAAGAAAAGTGGAAAACAGCATCGTTCTTGTTTGGAACAATCAGTTGAATGCATTTGACCTAACATAACTGCAGGCAAACTTAGATGTAGAATTTTAATTTGATAaccctgttacaggagaacaTACCTGTAAAACTTGtattgtatttgaggtttaaaaaggcatttgaagtttgtaatttccactttaatttttttatttatttttcccttaccataaatgtatcaacccctagaaacatgtccattaattataatccacataataattcaaatgtcctgttgctgcaggattattctcctactgtagcaaactggctcaaattaagatgctACATCTGTATAGTGAATCTAACTGGGGAACTGTGCTGCTAGAGTGACAGGGGGCGGGCTTGTTGTGTGAGGGAAGCAGTCGCAAGTCAACTATCAAAACGGATGTATTGCATGCGATATCGATCTCTTGCGATATGGGTATTGCACATGTCAATATTGCAATTTCAATGTGCAGCCCTATTAATGGTTCACTCGCCCCCTTTCTGCTTTCTTAGGACTCTTCCATACTGGATCATTTCCAGAATGAGTCCTACATGGGCCTACACCTCACACCCAGCCAGACTCAGGCACTTTCCCAGCAGGTAACCTAAGACCTAAAACTGTAAATAATCTAACAGTATTGAAAGGACAACTATTTTACCTGTCGATTCATTCAGTGTCCATATTTTTAATCTAACGGTCTCTAATCTTTGTTGGTTGTCCACAACTCTGCCCAGCTGGGACAACTGAGTAAGGAGCCTCCCTGGGGAGATTCTGGGCCTCAATCTGTGGTTGGGAAAGATGTAGGGGTTTACTGTGGGATCCAAGTACCTCAGATGTCCGCCCACTGCCATAACCAAAGCAGTGTGGACTGTCATAACATCCTTATGACAGGTAAGAcccactccttcccccctcttATAATTTTTAATCGCTTGCtgcagttaaatagttaacatttGGGGGAAGTGTTACCTTATTTTTAATTTACACAGGGTGTTGTTTCATCCAGACAGTTACAAGTCCATTTCCTGAAATGTTGGACCTGGCAATTGAAtcataaacaatttttttttttaaatttgccaCCGTGATTTTAACCTTTTATAAAGCTTATCTTGTCTATTTTTGTCTCTCTTATCCACTTTATATTTGTTTCCCACTTAATAGACAAAACAGCTTTTGAGGATTTCTCTGGAGTTCTGCCCATGCTGGGATTTGATGCAGACCCCTTTGCCCTGGATAACCCCCTTCAGATCGATCCCCTAGACCTGGAGGAGCTTAACAAGCTGGCAGATGGAGACATGGTCGAGGACTCTGTGAAAGGACACTGCTCTAACCTACTTAGGTGACCTGGGGAATTGGATGCATCCAGGAACACTATTTTCAACTAAGATGGCGTTCTTGGTATCCTCTGATGGCAGCAATGTCAGTTGTAGATAAACTACAGCCAACTATGCGTTTCAGGATCTCTCACTGCTGGACAtaatttgattggacatggtATTTCTTACAGCATCCTCATGTGATTGGACAGGTCCCATGTCATGGGATTTGAAAAGCATGTCACTGGACATTGACTGCCTCACATGACTGGTTAGCTGACTGCACTTTTTCTTAGTTGTAATTTAATGCTTGCCTGCAATGGAAAAATGCAGCCAAGAGCTGGCATCATCTGCGTCTTAGTGGTAATGTAGTTGAATAATGAAAACAGATGTGTAGTTTgtaaagaaaaaatatattttgtaataCAATTATGTACATTCTAACAGCCTGCCTTTTCCCATCTCTTGTAGagatggaaaaaaatatatatatatataatctaaaACAATATTGTGTATATAAAATGTGGCCAAGAAACCAGTTATATTTAGAGGTCCTTGTTGCTTTTTTAAAACATGTTGACATTTCTGTAATGACATTGTGTACCAGACACTgtttaacaaataaaataaatgagcAGTAAATAACTTGCCTATCCatttcttctttaaaaaaaaagacaattgtATGGATTGAGACAATACATTACCATTCAGTTAATTTAAAGGTAAAGTCTACTCAAAATAAAAATGAACATGACCTGTGTATTAGATTGCATAATAATATTTCAGGTACTGGTGTTTTTGCATTTAGCTCTGAAATTAAGGTAACATATTGTTGCCTAATAGAAAACCACAGGTAAAAACTCCACAAGGTAATTTAGTCTGTGATTACAACCTGATTATGAAGCATGTTTTAAATTCATTCCAAAGGAGAAGTTTGACAAAAAAATGTTGTGTGGCAACAATCAACACTGGGTGTCAAAGTAACATTAATTACAATATCATACAAAACATTTTCTAATCCCATACCGATTTCTAACTTAATTTAGCTGACACATTGAATCTCAAATAAACATTAATCAATCATTTAAAACAAGCCTAAAACATATTTTAGAATGATCACATTTCAGTTTACTTTGAAGAGCACATGGACCCAAACTATGCTTCCCATTTCCCCAAAGAATAACTAACATCCAGGGGGTTTGGAAAGAAAGCAACAAACCTTGTTTCTATAAGGTTCTTCCCTGAGATTTATTTTCCTCTCACTGCTCCAGGTGTGGGTCTCCTTCAGGTGCAGATCCAGGATTAGCTTATCTTCACCAATTATTAAACCATTACAATAAAaaaactgacctcagatcagggTTTGAGAAAAAAAAACCCTGCTCCCTTCTGACTCTTCTAATGTCAGATATTTATATGTGCGTGAGTCGATCATTAGACAGTGTAGGACCCATGTGAGGTCAGTATATCCTATCTTGGCAGTGTCAAACAGACAGCTTCAGTGTAACATGTCATCGTGTACTGTTTGTTGAGCAACAATGATAAGATAATATACTGTTTTACACAGAACTGAAAGTGTGTACTTAATCAtgagtttaaaaaaattataataataaagtATAACTACAGTAAGAAGCCTTTTCACAATTTGCTGTATAAAAATGCTCAGATGGAATGTTAGGGTTGAGATGGGAGCCTTTGGCATTCACAAGCAAAAATAAACGCACTCATTAATTGACTCTCGTCCACAGGATGATTCAGCCTATTCCCAAATTATGCAAGTGGTTAGAAATGAGTTTCTGTCAAAGACTTATTGGTTGATTGTGCCAACAATGGATGGCCGTATTAGACAGAGCTCAGTGCAAGTGGTGTATTCCACATGTATCAGTGCACCTCATATTTTAAAAAAGATTGACACCTGCCGGACACTTTCTCTATGCATTTAATCGTATCCGATAGGGTAAATCCAGATAGAAAACTTTTGAAAAACTGTGCCCAGAGGTGTCTCTGTTCATTGGCTAGAAAATGGTTAAAGGCGGGACACATATCCTGGCTTGGCCTGGATTGGCTCGTAAACCTGCGTTTGGGGCCTGTTCTTgcggacacacgcacacaccccgCCCAGCAGGATGATCAGCATGGGTGTGCCCAGCCCCACCACCATGATGACCAGAACCAGGGGAGAAAACAAGTCCACAGGAGGAGAGCCCAGTCCCACCAACACAGTCCTAAATTAGGAAGAAGAAAATGTTAGGCAATAAGACAGAGAAAAAGCAAGAGAAGGAAGAATATCATCAGTGATGACAATTTAATTATAATTTCAGGTAGTTGGTGGTGGTGTGAGATGATTGGTTAACAGTGGGGCAATAAACTGCAATTTACTGTATAATTCATTTCAATTTGCTAAAATGCAACATATGAACCAATAGACTGTAAACAGTTACCTACCAGCTAAGGTAGTTGGTGGTGTTGTAGAATGGGTCTCCAGTGATACTGAAGGTCATGTTGAGCCCGGTGGTCTGGTGCTCCCCTCCAAAATAAGCCCGCACCAGGCCGGAGGGGGGAAGCTGGGCTACAGGGACAGGCGTTGAGTGCCGGCAGGGAGTGGCATCCTCAAAGACAGGCGACGGCCTGCGGTAGGCCACGGGCTTCCATTGGGCGTAGCCAAGAACAGGGGAGGTGGAGTTGACTGGAGAGGACACCCACTGAGATACCTAAGGGAGAGGAAAGACAAGATCACTGTAGAATCTGACAGCTTTAGTGACAGTCTACAGAGAGAAGGTTTAGAACAGTGAATCAACCATAAATGATCaaccacaaaaaaaaaattgaaatataaACATCTAAACACtctgttactcagtaacatttaCTATAGTATAACTGCAtgtctataaacacacacacaaacattacctTGAATATGGAGGGTGTGTATTCGTCATCTATTGACCGGAGCATGTCCACTCTGCTCATGGGCTGGGTGTCTCCCACGGCCTGTAGCTCTAGGGAAAAGCGGGAGCGATTGGACCTCGGGGCCACGCCGTCCAGTCCCATCCTCAGCTGGGAGGAGTTAGCGTTGTGGAGGAGACTGGGCCAGCCTTGGTCACGCCCCTCAACATCAAAGGCTGAGAACTACGTTAGGAAAATAATGGTTGAATACAGGCTAGCTAACATGCAATAAAATGTACAATCTGCCTGATCAGTAGTACTCACTTCAGTAAGTTTAAAATCataaaatcaaagtttgtcagacATTTTCTGAACTTTAAAAGTGGTGTAATGTAGAGATGAGACCATGTCCAATGCTATCTGTTGAGTGGATCCAGACAACGGTCTGAATCTCACATGATGAAATGTCTAATTTCATCATGCTGGCTTTAGATGATCCAGTTCCACCTACCTTCAGACAGAGCGAGCCATTGCTGAAGCTCTCGCTGGCGTCTCTTCCACAAAGCAGGGCGGTGTGGCCTGTGGGGTCCAATGTCTTGTTCAGGTCGCCCCAGGTGAAATTCTGCAGCTCGTAGGGCTGGAAAAAGCTGGAGGGGGGTAGGTGCTCAGGGTCAGCTGTGTCGTTGACATCGTCATACTCCCACAGCTGATGACAGACAAATTAGTTGGTTTAGTAAAGGAGTTACGTATGGCTGCCCAGTCTGAAATCAACCCGTTTTTAAAACCCAGTTGTTTGTTAGAGCTGTTACCATATTGCTAACAACCATCCAAACATTTATGATCTACAAGAAATGTCTAGAGCTAGAATTTGACCATGCAAAAGATTACTTTCCATAACCTGGATTATGGTTCAAAACCTAGCACCTCGTCTTTATGTTTTATGCATTTGGATGAAATACAGTCATGTGACCTGTATCAGCCACCAGAATATCACCTCAACTGACACTTATGAAAACGATGACCATCCATTTAGAACTACTTGTGACTCACCCTGGTAAAGACGAGTGCGTTGCTGTACAGAACACTGCTCTCTGGAGTCACTTTCAGGCTGCCTGTGGTATTTTGCATGAGGAAGGCAGGCCAGTCTACCTCCACCTTGGATGAAATGGAGCTTGTGTGCACCAGTAGTAACGCGGGCGCCCCCTGGCTGCAGAGGAGGTAATGCAGTGTGTTGTTTTTGCCGAGCGCCCGCACATGGAGCAAGCCAACACCAGGGGGCAGCGGTGTCAGCAAGGAGTTCAGACCAGGGTTCAGCTCCAGGGATACCTGGGAAGAGGTAAGTAAAACAGAGAGTATGTTTTCTCATTTTTCTATAGCGACACAGGTGAGAATCATACAAGCAAACTAAAATTGTAAACAGAGGTGATTCATGAATCAATAACAGATTTGCACAGAGTCCTGCTCAGGCCAACAACGCTAAAAACATACTGATTGCTCCTGACTTGGTAAGAAAGCAGGTCTCAAATGAGATCGTTCCTAATCAATATTTATTCATATTTGACATGGCTGGATTGCCAGCACAGAGTAGTGTTTGGTTTATATTTGTTTCAGCACCATTTGATTTAGCTATCTCAGCAACTGGGACGGCAGGGACCCTCGtttttagagcgttgggccagtaaccgaaaggttgctagagtatccctgagctgacaaggtaaaaatctgtcgttctcccctgaacaag
This genomic interval from Oncorhynchus clarkii lewisi isolate Uvic-CL-2024 chromosome 18, UVic_Ocla_1.0, whole genome shotgun sequence contains the following:
- the LOC139373503 gene encoding CREB-regulated transcription coactivator 2-like isoform X4; this translates as MFMAGTGSGGCGVGQGPGSSSGSCNPRKFSEKIALLTQRQAEDTAAFQEVMMDITSTRIQVQRARQARSFGTYYGGSLPNVNQIGRSTSDVQVQLPCSPDNGCPIRLHPMSERTQGEGRLSFPVRPNRRHTDNSPYRSVHPSPPPEPSWRRNWSSTVDKSQQMHLPITALNRTNSDSALHTSVRNTHTGDHLSPNQQALTSRNRRGVPPIEENVLEEGKPLRNTKKCPALPTGIKSRKFPGVNILSSPVQQFSALNVPSALNVSGSLPDLSSLHLPSPQPVGVGPDKPTACSTGHLPGTPSHLGARDDEFPLPGLSLSLQGSYSNPLLQSSHSIPNIQSSLSSHSLSSSLSSTSLNFSLSNTSLQSSPSNQSLQSFLSSSSLSGLSLQSTTSHCSYSSGIGGSRSCSSSSLSCSPRPTSQTQVPPSRRRAPLSPLVVPTGGESRWLQSKQFSPVGSPKLSSITQESRPPGYRHCQPQHEGTPAAQQPMHRGLPQRQHSLTEGQQQPRQEPQKTPPPHEKSRDLQQRGVHQQQQQQQQHPQQHPQQQLPQTHNLQRVEYHHQQQYQHPNQVYQCQIQHVQTEGQDLDTKQQRQSVSNQCENLQQQHLHQLQKEQHQRQQEHQQQQKQVYQNLPQQQQEKQRQQYQLHQQHPHQQNPHQQQYQQQACQRQPQQHRALRQDEVLQQQQQLQQFQPYQQQQRQNGNQQQQQQQHQWHLQCAYPPSQSLNLSGQNMTNPQKVPTMQMTRKHQTQVQGRSWAHQKVQGQKDQIQSTKLSSQMNSFMDNSPDLYNDSSILDHFQNESYMGLHLTPSQTQALSQQLGQLSKEPPWGDSGPQSVVGKDVGVYCGIQVPQMSAHCHNQSSVDCHNILMTDKTAFEDFSGVLPMLGFDADPFALDNPLQIDPLDLEELNKLADGDMVEDSVKGHCSNLLR
- the LOC139373508 gene encoding glycosylated lysosomal membrane protein-like; translated protein: MAAEILYTIHVYVLFLLLTVRFSSSFIGNGDNYRRNVSLELNPGLNSLLTPLPPGVGLLHVRALGKNNTLHYLLCSQGAPALLLVHTSSISSKVEVDWPAFLMQNTTGSLKVTPESSVLYSNALVFTRLWEYDDVNDTADPEHLPPSSFFQPYELQNFTWGDLNKTLDPTGHTALLCGRDASESFSNGSLCLKFSAFDVEGRDQGWPSLLHNANSSQLRMGLDGVAPRSNRSRFSLELQAVGDTQPMSRVDMLRSIDDEYTPSIFKVSQWVSSPVNSTSPVLGYAQWKPVAYRRPSPVFEDATPCRHSTPVPVAQLPPSGLVRAYFGGEHQTTGLNMTFSITGDPFYNTTNYLSWTVLVGLGSPPVDLFSPLVLVIMVVGLGTPMLIILLGGVCACVRKNRPQTQVYEPIQAKPGYVSRL
- the LOC139373503 gene encoding CREB-regulated transcription coactivator 2-like isoform X2, with protein sequence MFMAGTGSGGCGVGQGPGSSSGSCNPRKFSEKIALLTQRQAEDTAAFQEVMMDITSTRIQVQRARQARSFGTYYGGSLPNVNQIGRSTSDVQVQLPCSPDNGCPIRLHPMSERTQGEGRLSFPVRPNRRHTDNSPYRSVHPSPPPEPSWRRNWSSTVDKSQQMHLPITALNRTNSDSALHTSVRNTHTGDHLSPNQQALTSRNRRGVPPIEENVLEEGKPLRNTKKCPALPTGIKSRKFPGVNILSSPVQQFSALNVPSALNVSGSLPDLSSLHLPSPQPVGVGPDKPTACSTGHLPGTPSHLGARDDEFPLPGLSLSLQGSYSNPLLQSSHSIPNIQSSLSSHSLSSSLSSTSLNFSLSNTSLQSSPSNQSLQSFLSSSSLSGLSLQSTTSHCSYSSGIGGSRSCSSSSLSCSPRPTSQTQVPPSRRRAPLSPLVVPTGGESRWLQSKQFSPVGSPKLSSITQGVLLNTNQLPQESRPPGYRHCQPQHEGTPAAQQPMHRGLPQRQHSLTEGQQQPRQEPQKTPPPHEKSRDLQQRGVHQQQQQQQQHPQQHPQQQLPQTHNLQRVEYHHQQQYQHPNQVYQCQIQHVQTEGQDLDTKQQRQSVSNQCENLQQQHLHQLQKEQHQRQQEHQQQQKQVYQNLPQQQQEKQRQQYQLHQQHPHQQNPHQQQYQQQACQRQPQQHRALRQDEVLQQQQQLQQFQPYQQQQRQNGNQQQQQQQHQWHLQCAYPPSQSLNLSGQNMTNPQKVPTMQMTRKHQTQVQGRSWAHQKVQGQKDQIQSTKLSSQMNSFMDNSPDLYNDSSILDHFQNESYMGLHLTPSQTQALSQQLGQLSKEPPWGDSGPQSVVGKDVGVYCGIQVPQMSAHCHNQSSVDCHNILMTDKTAFEDFSGVLPMLGFDADPFALDNPLQIDPLDLEELNKLADGDMVEDSVKGHCSNLLR
- the LOC139373503 gene encoding CREB-regulated transcription coactivator 2-like isoform X3 — its product is MFMAGTGSGGCGVGQGPGSSSGSCNPRKFSEKIALLTQRQAEDTAAFQEVMMDITSTRIQVQRARQARSFGTYYGGSLPNVNQIGRSTSDVQVQLPCSPDNGCPIRLHPMSERTQGEGRLSFPVRPNRRHTDNSPYRSVHPSPPPEPSWRRNWSSTVDKSQQMHLPITALNRTNSDSALHTSVRNTHTGDHLSPNQQALTSRNRRGVFPYPVPPIEENVLEEGKPLRNTKKCPALPTGIKSRKFPGVNILSSPVQQFSALNVPSALNVSGSLPDLSSLHLPSPQPVGVGPDKPTACSTGHLPGTPSHLGARDDEFPLPGLSLSLQGSYSNPLLQSSHSIPNIQSSLSSHSLSSSLSSTSLNFSLSNTSLQSSPSNQSLQSFLSSSSLSGLSLQSTTSHCSYSSGIGGSRSCSSSSLSCSPRPTSQTQVPPSRRRAPLSPLVVPTGGESRWLQSKQFSPVGSPKLSSITQESRPPGYRHCQPQHEGTPAAQQPMHRGLPQRQHSLTEGQQQPRQEPQKTPPPHEKSRDLQQRGVHQQQQQQQQHPQQHPQQQLPQTHNLQRVEYHHQQQYQHPNQVYQCQIQHVQTEGQDLDTKQQRQSVSNQCENLQQQHLHQLQKEQHQRQQEHQQQQKQVYQNLPQQQQEKQRQQYQLHQQHPHQQNPHQQQYQQQACQRQPQQHRALRQDEVLQQQQQLQQFQPYQQQQRQNGNQQQQQQQHQWHLQCAYPPSQSLNLSGQNMTNPQKVPTMQMTRKHQTQVQGRSWAHQKVQGQKDQIQSTKLSSQMNSFMDNSPDLYNDSSILDHFQNESYMGLHLTPSQTQALSQQLGQLSKEPPWGDSGPQSVVGKDVGVYCGIQVPQMSAHCHNQSSVDCHNILMTDKTAFEDFSGVLPMLGFDADPFALDNPLQIDPLDLEELNKLADGDMVEDSVKGHCSNLLR
- the LOC139373503 gene encoding CREB-regulated transcription coactivator 2-like isoform X1, whose product is MFMAGTGSGGCGVGQGPGSSSGSCNPRKFSEKIALLTQRQAEDTAAFQEVMMDITSTRIQVQRARQARSFGTYYGGSLPNVNQIGRSTSDVQVQLPCSPDNGCPIRLHPMSERTQGEGRLSFPVRPNRRHTDNSPYRSVHPSPPPEPSWRRNWSSTVDKSQQMHLPITALNRTNSDSALHTSVRNTHTGDHLSPNQQALTSRNRRGVFPYPVPPIEENVLEEGKPLRNTKKCPALPTGIKSRKFPGVNILSSPVQQFSALNVPSALNVSGSLPDLSSLHLPSPQPVGVGPDKPTACSTGHLPGTPSHLGARDDEFPLPGLSLSLQGSYSNPLLQSSHSIPNIQSSLSSHSLSSSLSSTSLNFSLSNTSLQSSPSNQSLQSFLSSSSLSGLSLQSTTSHCSYSSGIGGSRSCSSSSLSCSPRPTSQTQVPPSRRRAPLSPLVVPTGGESRWLQSKQFSPVGSPKLSSITQGVLLNTNQLPQESRPPGYRHCQPQHEGTPAAQQPMHRGLPQRQHSLTEGQQQPRQEPQKTPPPHEKSRDLQQRGVHQQQQQQQQHPQQHPQQQLPQTHNLQRVEYHHQQQYQHPNQVYQCQIQHVQTEGQDLDTKQQRQSVSNQCENLQQQHLHQLQKEQHQRQQEHQQQQKQVYQNLPQQQQEKQRQQYQLHQQHPHQQNPHQQQYQQQACQRQPQQHRALRQDEVLQQQQQLQQFQPYQQQQRQNGNQQQQQQQHQWHLQCAYPPSQSLNLSGQNMTNPQKVPTMQMTRKHQTQVQGRSWAHQKVQGQKDQIQSTKLSSQMNSFMDNSPDLYNDSSILDHFQNESYMGLHLTPSQTQALSQQLGQLSKEPPWGDSGPQSVVGKDVGVYCGIQVPQMSAHCHNQSSVDCHNILMTDKTAFEDFSGVLPMLGFDADPFALDNPLQIDPLDLEELNKLADGDMVEDSVKGHCSNLLR